A region of the Ktedonobacteraceae bacterium genome:
GGATGAGGCGGCGAGGCGCCTTGAAGATAAGGGGATAGTGCATGTCGAACTGCGAGACTTCGATGCCCAGGCCATTATTCACGCTTTGCGCGCATTCGATGTTGATCCATCCGTTGATGCCCTGGCTATCGCGGCTTTTGATCATGGCGCCGCGCCGCCAGGAGTGAGCGACCGGCGTTTTCGCTTTGACTTTATTGCGCGGACTGTACATGCTAATCCGGTTCCGAGCGCTTTTGCCTATGCTGCACAGGATACGCCCGCGGATCTGACGCGATTGCGTTCGATAGCTACCAGTGCCGCACGTTATCGCGAGTTGAGCGGCTCGAGTCTGCAAGCCCCCTTATTGTTGATGGACACCGGTTCGGCGGCAGTGCTTGGCGCGCTGGAAGACCCGCTTGTGCGAAAGCAGCAAAATAGTCTGCTCTGCAATATCGGCAATTTCCACACGCTTGCCTTTCATCTTGTGCATGGACGCATTGTGGGCATCTTTGAACATCATACAGGCGAGATAGATCGGACGCAGCTTGAACAAATGCTGGTGAAGCTGGCAGAGGGTACGCTGACAAATGAAGAAGTGTTCAATACGAGCGGTCATGGGGCGTTAGTATTACATGATTCGGGGCCTGATGCCAATGTAGGGAACTTCCCTTTTCTGGCCGTTACCGGACCGCGGCGGGAATTGCTACGCGGCTCGCATCTTCATCCC
Encoded here:
- a CDS encoding DUF1786 family protein, which translates into the protein MPRPIRILAVDVGTGTQDILLFESGKTIENCFKMVMPSPTVIVAERIKQATERGQPILLTGVTMGGGPSHWAARDHALAGYAVVVTPPAARTFDDDLSMVEQMGFEIIDEDEAARRLEDKGIVHVELRDFDAQAIIHALRAFDVDPSVDALAIAAFDHGAAPPGVSDRRFRFDFIARTVHANPVPSAFAYAAQDTPADLTRLRSIATSAARYRELSGSSLQAPLLLMDTGSAAVLGALEDPLVRKQQNSLLCNIGNFHTLAFHLVHGRIVGIFEHHTGEIDRTQLEQMLVKLAEGTLTNEEVFNTSGHGALVLHDSGPDANVGNFPFLAVTGPRRELLRGSHLHPYEAVPHGDMMLAGCFGLLRAFADHDPQMASFIEPSLLSS